In Puntigrus tetrazona isolate hp1 chromosome 18, ASM1883169v1, whole genome shotgun sequence, one genomic interval encodes:
- the ppfibp1b gene encoding liprin-beta-1b isoform X3: protein MMSDASDMLAAALEQMDGIIAGSKALDYSNGIFDCQSPTSPFMGSLRALNLLEDLRGVLELMDTEERESLRCQIPDSTADSLVEWLHGHLSNGHISVTGDVYQDRLNRLESDKESLVLQVSVLTDQVEAQGEKIRDLDLCLDEHREKLNATEEMLQQELLCRSALETQKLELMAEVSNLKLKLTAMEKERLDFDDRFGDSEGLILEINELRYRISEMESERLQYEKKLKSTKSLMAKLSSLKLKMGQMQYEKQRKEQKIQALKEELVTLRRQMDGRDGDLRRLQDETGSRSPTPAGLDSTERVFHTEETLKKRLKEKHMEVQKMKKAMESLMAANEEKDRKIEELRQSLLRYKKVQEMVMSAQGRKDKVKEGDSDGSNSDSSLSMSTALSVSMDTEKSLLSYTEEVAVRGQNEASTFVSTLQVPSLTVSYLDKTDSDSVLEHMQPSRASEDTKSASQGNLDGRSSEKSKAFDEFNKITTLPPKSPSSSHTAEDDSFGTRKMRSSFGRGFFKIKGGKRTASAPNLAETERDGTDHLDLAGMPQRSADSDSTRTLPISPEGKKKSKGIKALFGKLKRSQSTTFNLDDNLSESEFKRGGVRATAGPRLGWSRDLQNTNSELDAPFARWSREQVCDWMQEQGLGLYVSLARQWVASGQTLLQASQQDLERELGIKHPLHRKKLQLALQALGSEEDDNKGKLDYHWVTRWLDDIGLPQYKTQFDEGRVDGRMLHYMTVDDLLSLKVGSVLHHLSIKRAIQVLRLNNYDPNCLRRRPSDENNISPAEISQWTNHRVMEWLRSVDLAEYAPNLRGSGVHGGLMVLEPRFNVETMALLLNIPPNKTLLRRHLATHFNLLVGSEAQQLKQECLENPDYTLLTATAKVKPHKLAFGGFGRKKKQEDNEEYVCPMDVEMPKGRSFQKGYRGMELQIYDDDLDRFDQMEDSEGTVRQIGAFSEGINNLTSMLKEDEFFKEISTSSPSASVKDDDSNV, encoded by the exons ATGATGTCTGATGCTAGTGACATGTTGGCAGCAGCCTTGGAGCAAATGGATGGTATTATAGCAG GATCTAAGGCTCTGGACTACTCCAATGGCATCTTTGATTGTCAGTCCCCAACATCGCCCTTCATGGGCAGTTTGCGAGCCCTGAACTTACTGGAGGACCTCAGGGGTGTTCTGGAGCTCATGGAcactgaggagagagagagcttgCGTTGTCAGATCCCAGACTCTACAGCAGACAGTCTGGTGGAGTGGCTGCATGGTCACCTG TCAAATGGACACATTTCAGTCACCGGTGATGTTTACCAGGACAGACTTAATCGTCTTGAAAGCGATAAAGAATCCCTTGTACTTCAG GTGAGTGTTTTGACGGATCAAGTGGAAGCGCAGGGAGAAAAGATAAGGGACCTAGACTTGTGCCTTGATGAACACCGTGAGAAACTCAACGCCACTGAAGAAATGTTACAACAG GAGCTCCTGTGCAGATCAGCCCTTGAGACTCAGAAGCTGGAGCTTATGGCAGAGGTTTCCAACTTAAAACTGAAGTTAACAGCaatggagaaagagagactcGATTTTGATGACAGATTTGGAGATagtgag GGTTTGATATTGGAGATTAACGAACTGAGATATCGCATTTCTGAGATGGAGAGTGAACGGTTACAGTATGAAAAGAAATTGAAGTCCACTAAG TCGCTAATGGCCAAACTCTCTAGCCTGAAACTCAAAATGGGCCAGATGCAGTATGAGAAACAGAGGAAGGAACAAAAAATCCAGGCGCTCAAG GAGGAGCTGGTTACGTTGAGAAGGCAGATGGATGGCAGAGATGGTGATCTGAGGAGGCTGCAGGATGAGACGGGGTCCAGATCCCCAACACCTGCAGGCCTAGACAGCACAGAGAGAG TTTTCCATACTgaggaaacattaaaaaagaggCTCAAAGAGAAAC ATATGGAAGTACAGAAGATGAAGAAAGCAATGGAGTCGTTGATGGCGGCAAATGAGGAGAAG GATCGCAAGATTGAAGAGTTGCGACAGTCACTACTGCGCTACAAGAAAGTGCAAGAGATGGTCATGTCAGCGCAAGGAAGAAAGG ATAAGGTCAAAGAAGGAGACAGTGATGGGAGCAATAGCGACAGCTCCCTCTCCATGTCCACCGCCCTCTCTGTTTCCATGGACACAGAAAAGTCTCTGCTCTCTTACACAGAGGAAGTTGCTGTGAGGGGTCAAAATGAg GCATCTACATTTGTCAGTACACTCCAAGTGCCATCGCTCACAGTCTCATACCTGGACAAAACAGACAGCGATTCAGTCCTGGAACACATGCAGCCATCAAG AGCTTCAGAGGACACAAAATCAGCAAGCCAGGGCAACCTTGATGGAAGAAGCAGTGAAAAG AGCAAAGCATTTGATGAGTTCAACAAGATCACAACTCTACCACCCAAATCCCCAAGCTCTTCACACACTGCTGAGGATGACAGCTTCGGTACCAGGAAAATGAGATCTTCCTTTGGACGGGGATTCTTCAAGATAAAGGGAGGAAAGAGGACTGCTAGCGCCCCTAATTTGG CTGAGACGGAGAGGGACGGCACTGACCATCTGGATCTGGCAGGCATGCCGCAGAGGTCAGCTGACAGTGACAGCACACGCACTCTCCCCATTTCTCCGGAGGGCAAGAAGAAGTCAAAAGGAATCAAAGCACTCTTTGGAAA GCTCAAAAGAAGTCAGTCAACCACATTCAACCTGGATGATAACCTATCAGAGAGTGAGTTTAAACGGGGTGGAGTCAGAGCCACAGCTGGGCCCAGGCTGGGCTGGTCACGTGACCTGCAGAACACCAACAG TGAGCTGGATGCTCCGTTTGCACGCTGGTCCCGGGAGCAGGTGTGTGATTGGATGCAGGAGCAGGGACTGGGGTTGTACGTGAGTTTGGCGAGGCAGTGGGTCGCCTCTGGCCAGACGCTGTTGCAGGCATCCCAGCAGGATCTGGAAAGA GAGCTGGGAATAAAACACCCTCTGCACAGGAAGAAACTCCAGCTGGCTCTGCAGGCGTTGGGCTCAGAGGAGGATGACAACAAAGGCAAACTAGACTACCACTGGGTGACGA GGTGGCTTGATGATATTGGTCTCCCGCAGTACAAGACTCAGTTTGACGAGGGACGAGTGGATGGACGGATGCTTCACTATATGACTGTG GATGACCTGTTATCTCTGAAAGTGGGCAGTGTTCTTCATCACCTCAGTATTAAGAGAGCCATCCAGGTGCTCCGGCTCAACAACTATGACCCCAACTGTCTACGGCGGAGACCTTCAGATGAG AACAACATAAGTCCTGCGGAGATCTCTCAATGGACCAATCACCGTGTGATGGAGTGGCTGCGGTCTGTCGATCTGGCTGAGTATGCACCCAACCTGAGGGGCAGTGGAGTACATGGAGGACTGATG GTGCTGGAACCTCGTTTTAATGTGGAGACGATGGCTCTGCTGCTGAACATTCCCCCAAACAAGACTCTGCTGCGGAGGCATCTGGCCACTCACTTCAACCTGCTGGTGGGATCTGAGGCCCAGCAACTCAAGCAGGAGTGTCTAGAGAACCCAGACTACACCTTACTCACCGCCACGGCTAAAGTCAAG CCGCACAAGTTGGCATTCGGAGGGTTTGGCAGGAAGAAGAAACAAGAGGACAACGAAGAGTATGTCTGTCCCATGGATGTGGAGATGCCCAAAGGACGCAGCTTCCAGAAAGGCTACAGAGGCATGGAGCTCCAGATCTATGATGATGACTTAGACCGATTCGACCAG ATGGAGGACTCCGAAGGGACAGTGAGGCAGATCGGCGCTTTCTCCGAGGGCATCAACAACTTAACG AGTATGCTGAAGGAGGACGAGTTCTTCAAGGAGATCTCCACATCGTCCCCCAGTGCCAGCGTGAAGGACGATGACTCCAACGTGTGA
- the ppfibp1b gene encoding liprin-beta-1b isoform X5 produces MMSDASDMLAAALEQMDGIIAGSKALDYSNGIFDCQSPTSPFMGSLRALNLLEDLRGVLELMDTEERESLRCQIPDSTADSLVEWLHGHLSNGHISVTGDVYQDRLNRLESDKESLVLQVSVLTDQVEAQGEKIRDLDLCLDEHREKLNATEEMLQQELLCRSALETQKLELMAEVSNLKLKLTAMEKERLDFDDRFGDSEGLILEINELRYRISEMESERLQYEKKLKSTKEELVTLRRQMDGRDGDLRRLQDETGSRSPTPAGLDSTERDMEVQKMKKAMESLMAANEEKDRKIEELRQSLLRYKKVQEMVMSAQGRKDKVKEGDSDGSNSDSSLSMSTALSVSMDTEKSLLSYTEEVAVRGQNEASTFVSTLQVPSLTVSYLDKTDSDSVLEHMQPSSEKECQEPTLSPETPLDESPEASEDTKSASQGNLDGRSSEKSKAFDEFNKITTLPPKSPSSSHTAEDDSFGTRKMRSSFGRGFFKIKGGKRTASAPNLAETERDGTDHLDLAGMPQRSADSDSTRTLPISPEGKKKSKGIKALFGKLKRSQSTTFNLDDNLSESEFKRGGVRATAGPRLGWSRDLQNTNSELDAPFARWSREQVCDWMQEQGLGLYVSLARQWVASGQTLLQASQQDLERELGIKHPLHRKKLQLALQALGSEEDDNKGKLDYHWVTRWLDDIGLPQYKTQFDEGRVDGRMLHYMTVDDLLSLKVGSVLHHLSIKRAIQVLRLNNYDPNCLRRRPSDENNISPAEISQWTNHRVMEWLRSVDLAEYAPNLRGSGVHGGLMVLEPRFNVETMALLLNIPPNKTLLRRHLATHFNLLVGSEAQQLKQECLENPDYTLLTATAKVKPHKLAFGGFGRKKKQEDNEEYVCPMDVEMPKGRSFQKGYRGMELQIYDDDLDRFDQMEDSEGTVRQIGAFSEGINNLTSMLKEDEFFKEISTSSPSASVKDDDSNV; encoded by the exons ATGATGTCTGATGCTAGTGACATGTTGGCAGCAGCCTTGGAGCAAATGGATGGTATTATAGCAG GATCTAAGGCTCTGGACTACTCCAATGGCATCTTTGATTGTCAGTCCCCAACATCGCCCTTCATGGGCAGTTTGCGAGCCCTGAACTTACTGGAGGACCTCAGGGGTGTTCTGGAGCTCATGGAcactgaggagagagagagcttgCGTTGTCAGATCCCAGACTCTACAGCAGACAGTCTGGTGGAGTGGCTGCATGGTCACCTG TCAAATGGACACATTTCAGTCACCGGTGATGTTTACCAGGACAGACTTAATCGTCTTGAAAGCGATAAAGAATCCCTTGTACTTCAG GTGAGTGTTTTGACGGATCAAGTGGAAGCGCAGGGAGAAAAGATAAGGGACCTAGACTTGTGCCTTGATGAACACCGTGAGAAACTCAACGCCACTGAAGAAATGTTACAACAG GAGCTCCTGTGCAGATCAGCCCTTGAGACTCAGAAGCTGGAGCTTATGGCAGAGGTTTCCAACTTAAAACTGAAGTTAACAGCaatggagaaagagagactcGATTTTGATGACAGATTTGGAGATagtgag GGTTTGATATTGGAGATTAACGAACTGAGATATCGCATTTCTGAGATGGAGAGTGAACGGTTACAGTATGAAAAGAAATTGAAGTCCACTAAG GAGGAGCTGGTTACGTTGAGAAGGCAGATGGATGGCAGAGATGGTGATCTGAGGAGGCTGCAGGATGAGACGGGGTCCAGATCCCCAACACCTGCAGGCCTAGACAGCACAGAGAGAG ATATGGAAGTACAGAAGATGAAGAAAGCAATGGAGTCGTTGATGGCGGCAAATGAGGAGAAG GATCGCAAGATTGAAGAGTTGCGACAGTCACTACTGCGCTACAAGAAAGTGCAAGAGATGGTCATGTCAGCGCAAGGAAGAAAGG ATAAGGTCAAAGAAGGAGACAGTGATGGGAGCAATAGCGACAGCTCCCTCTCCATGTCCACCGCCCTCTCTGTTTCCATGGACACAGAAAAGTCTCTGCTCTCTTACACAGAGGAAGTTGCTGTGAGGGGTCAAAATGAg GCATCTACATTTGTCAGTACACTCCAAGTGCCATCGCTCACAGTCTCATACCTGGACAAAACAGACAGCGATTCAGTCCTGGAACACATGCAGCCATCAAG TGAGAAAGAGTGTCAGGAGCCAACTCTATCACCGGAGACCCCATTAGATGAGAGTCccga AGCTTCAGAGGACACAAAATCAGCAAGCCAGGGCAACCTTGATGGAAGAAGCAGTGAAAAG AGCAAAGCATTTGATGAGTTCAACAAGATCACAACTCTACCACCCAAATCCCCAAGCTCTTCACACACTGCTGAGGATGACAGCTTCGGTACCAGGAAAATGAGATCTTCCTTTGGACGGGGATTCTTCAAGATAAAGGGAGGAAAGAGGACTGCTAGCGCCCCTAATTTGG CTGAGACGGAGAGGGACGGCACTGACCATCTGGATCTGGCAGGCATGCCGCAGAGGTCAGCTGACAGTGACAGCACACGCACTCTCCCCATTTCTCCGGAGGGCAAGAAGAAGTCAAAAGGAATCAAAGCACTCTTTGGAAA GCTCAAAAGAAGTCAGTCAACCACATTCAACCTGGATGATAACCTATCAGAGAGTGAGTTTAAACGGGGTGGAGTCAGAGCCACAGCTGGGCCCAGGCTGGGCTGGTCACGTGACCTGCAGAACACCAACAG TGAGCTGGATGCTCCGTTTGCACGCTGGTCCCGGGAGCAGGTGTGTGATTGGATGCAGGAGCAGGGACTGGGGTTGTACGTGAGTTTGGCGAGGCAGTGGGTCGCCTCTGGCCAGACGCTGTTGCAGGCATCCCAGCAGGATCTGGAAAGA GAGCTGGGAATAAAACACCCTCTGCACAGGAAGAAACTCCAGCTGGCTCTGCAGGCGTTGGGCTCAGAGGAGGATGACAACAAAGGCAAACTAGACTACCACTGGGTGACGA GGTGGCTTGATGATATTGGTCTCCCGCAGTACAAGACTCAGTTTGACGAGGGACGAGTGGATGGACGGATGCTTCACTATATGACTGTG GATGACCTGTTATCTCTGAAAGTGGGCAGTGTTCTTCATCACCTCAGTATTAAGAGAGCCATCCAGGTGCTCCGGCTCAACAACTATGACCCCAACTGTCTACGGCGGAGACCTTCAGATGAG AACAACATAAGTCCTGCGGAGATCTCTCAATGGACCAATCACCGTGTGATGGAGTGGCTGCGGTCTGTCGATCTGGCTGAGTATGCACCCAACCTGAGGGGCAGTGGAGTACATGGAGGACTGATG GTGCTGGAACCTCGTTTTAATGTGGAGACGATGGCTCTGCTGCTGAACATTCCCCCAAACAAGACTCTGCTGCGGAGGCATCTGGCCACTCACTTCAACCTGCTGGTGGGATCTGAGGCCCAGCAACTCAAGCAGGAGTGTCTAGAGAACCCAGACTACACCTTACTCACCGCCACGGCTAAAGTCAAG CCGCACAAGTTGGCATTCGGAGGGTTTGGCAGGAAGAAGAAACAAGAGGACAACGAAGAGTATGTCTGTCCCATGGATGTGGAGATGCCCAAAGGACGCAGCTTCCAGAAAGGCTACAGAGGCATGGAGCTCCAGATCTATGATGATGACTTAGACCGATTCGACCAG ATGGAGGACTCCGAAGGGACAGTGAGGCAGATCGGCGCTTTCTCCGAGGGCATCAACAACTTAACG AGTATGCTGAAGGAGGACGAGTTCTTCAAGGAGATCTCCACATCGTCCCCCAGTGCCAGCGTGAAGGACGATGACTCCAACGTGTGA